A window of Deltaproteobacteria bacterium contains these coding sequences:
- a CDS encoding phosphoribosylanthranilate isomerase: MPVLVKICGITNLGDAVDAVDCGADLLGFNFYAGSPRHVPPETVKEILKEIPPSILKVGIFVNTEAQTVIDIAVDLELDYLQFHGDESPDYCNAMGRPWYKAFRLKDKLVFGEMSKYRSEWLMVDAYVEKAFGGTGVVTNWDLARQAKQYGKLFLSGGLNPENIELAIESVKPYAVDVAGGVEASPGIKDRFKMEKFITKAKQFSF, translated from the coding sequence ATGCCGGTTCTTGTTAAAATTTGCGGCATAACAAATCTTGGAGACGCGGTTGATGCCGTCGACTGCGGTGCGGATCTTCTCGGGTTCAATTTTTATGCCGGCTCTCCACGGCATGTGCCACCAGAGACAGTCAAAGAGATACTCAAAGAAATCCCCCCTTCCATATTAAAAGTCGGCATTTTCGTTAATACCGAAGCTCAAACAGTAATCGATATCGCCGTTGATCTGGAACTCGACTACTTGCAGTTCCATGGCGATGAATCACCTGATTATTGCAATGCCATGGGACGCCCTTGGTATAAAGCTTTCCGACTAAAAGACAAATTAGTATTTGGGGAGATGTCAAAATATCGGAGCGAATGGTTGATGGTCGACGCCTATGTGGAAAAAGCCTTTGGGGGAACGGGTGTTGTCACCAACTGGGATTTGGCACGACAGGCCAAACAATACGGAAAACTTTTTCTTTCCGGAGGCTTGAATCCGGAGAACATTGAATTGGCCATTGAATCGGTAAAACCATACGCCGTCGATGTAGCCGGCGGAGTGGAAGCATCTCCCGGAATAAAGGACCGATTTAAGATGGAAAAATTCATAACCAAAGCAAAACAATTCTCTTTTTGA